The DNA window CGCCACAGCGTCGCGGCGGTCTCGCGGGTCACGACCCGGTGGAGCTCGGTCGGCGACGCCCCGAACGCGGCGAGCGCGGCGATGATCGCGCCGTAGCTGGTGCCGGCGTAGCGCGCCGGACGCAGGCCGGCGTCGCCGAAGGCGCGGAGCACCCCCACGTGCGCCGCGCCGCGCGCCATGCCGCCCCCGAGCGCCACCCCGAACCCGGCGCCTCCGGCGTTCGCGTGGACGTCCGCATCGCTCATGGCGCGCATGCTACGCGATTCGGCCGCAGCGGGCC is part of the Trueperaceae bacterium genome and encodes:
- a CDS encoding patatin-like phospholipase family protein → MSDADVHANAGGAGFGVALGGGMARGAAHVGVLRAFGDAGLRPARYAGTSYGAIIAALAAFGASPTELHRVVTRETAATLWRDAADVGLHRGALVHGDRLAAWLDRTLFHGARLEEADAPLAIAATDLATG